One Clostridium sp. CM027 genomic window carries:
- a CDS encoding endonuclease III, protein MKHKDVLHFIMLTIKCFVILLVIGIYLPKAVDYLLQNLINNTKIYKNSVVVYKLVDNNYKLIYNYILTFYLFFRV, encoded by the coding sequence ATAAGGATGTATTGCACTTTATAATGTTAACAATAAAATGTTTTGTGATTTTACTAGTAATTGGAATTTACTTGCCTAAAGCTGTGGATTACTTGCTTCAAAATTTAATTAATAATACAAAAATCTACAAAAATAGTGTTGTAGTTTACAAATTAGTTGATAATAATTATAAATTAATTTATAATTATATTCTTACATTTTATTTATTCTTTAGAGTATAA
- a CDS encoding tyrosine recombinase: MNDLLKIYSDNLKNNKLTRNTIEAYTRDVKRFIEFIEYKNESIKTVDCITIMAYSEYLRKEGRANSSIARSIVSIRNYYKYLIKNDFAEHDPTAYFSIAKIKRNIPQILSIEEIDELLNQPEESTIKGCRDKAMLELMYATGIKVSELLSLTTYDINLELLYIRCNNGKKNERIIPIGTQAVRCLSQYLKTRSIINLNNLSLLFLNIKGDKMTRQGYWKIIKEYAKKTNIKKAINSYTIRHSFAVHLLQNGAGIASVQELLGHNSMSTTQIYSTIVKKSKIAEIYKNTHPRA, translated from the coding sequence ATGAATGATTTATTAAAAATCTATAGCGATAATTTAAAAAACAATAAACTAACGAGAAATACTATTGAAGCTTACACTCGAGATGTTAAACGTTTTATTGAATTTATAGAATATAAAAATGAAAGTATAAAAACGGTTGATTGCATAACAATAATGGCATATTCTGAGTATCTTAGAAAAGAAGGTCGTGCAAATAGTTCCATAGCAAGAAGTATAGTTTCCATCAGAAATTACTATAAATATCTTATTAAAAACGATTTTGCAGAACATGACCCAACAGCCTATTTTTCAATTGCAAAAATTAAACGAAATATACCTCAAATTCTATCTATCGAGGAGATAGATGAATTATTAAATCAACCAGAAGAGTCAACGATTAAAGGATGTAGAGATAAAGCAATGCTAGAATTAATGTATGCTACAGGCATAAAGGTTTCAGAACTTTTAAGTTTAACAACATATGATATTAATTTAGAATTGCTATACATAAGGTGCAATAATGGTAAGAAAAATGAAAGAATAATTCCTATTGGTACCCAGGCGGTTAGATGTCTATCGCAGTATTTAAAGACAAGATCTATTATAAACTTAAATAATTTAAGTTTACTCTTTTTAAATATAAAAGGGGATAAAATGACAAGGCAAGGCTATTGGAAAATTATTAAAGAGTATGCTAAAAAGACTAATATTAAAAAAGCTATAAATTCTTATACAATAAGACATTCATTTGCTGTGCATTTATTGCAAAATGGCGCTGGTATAGCCTCAGTTCAAGAACTATTAGGTCATAATAGTATGTCTACAACTCAAATTTACTCAACTATAGTTAAAAAGAGCAAAATTGCTGAAATTTATAAGAATACTCATCCTAGAGCATAA
- a CDS encoding D-alanyl-D-alanine carboxypeptidase family protein, with protein MKRNFRNVLCLILTLIFTTQFFCLPAKAEGENKDDKGIVVEAKSALLMEPSTGKIIYEKNSHERFAPASVTKIMTMLLAMEAIDSGKIKLQDKITVSENSKKMGGSSMILETGEIRTVEEILKGIAIASGNDAAVAMAEYLGGSEGAFVNMMNERAKSLNMKDTAFKNCTGLSAVGHFTTAYDISIMSRALLKHPKILKYSGTYMETISEGRKSPIGLVNHNKLVRFFAGCDGLKTGFTNEAMYCMSATATRSNVRMLAIIMGAPTYTKRNRDASMLMNYGFTKFETKKVIAKDQGLEKVILNKKGDKFLIAKAHKDFLITLEKGNKNKITKKFVMKEGLKEYKKDVAIGFCEIYVDNKLSGKIVIYSDRDIKKSRVWDNIKNNFTDLFDKAI; from the coding sequence ATGAAAAGGAACTTTAGGAACGTATTATGTTTAATTTTAACGTTGATTTTTACAACACAGTTTTTCTGTCTGCCAGCTAAGGCAGAAGGAGAAAATAAGGATGATAAAGGAATTGTAGTAGAAGCAAAGTCAGCACTACTAATGGAACCATCCACTGGCAAAATAATATATGAAAAAAATTCTCATGAGAGATTTGCACCAGCATCAGTAACTAAAATAATGACTATGTTATTAGCTATGGAGGCCATAGATTCTGGTAAGATTAAATTACAAGATAAGATAACCGTAAGTGAAAACTCGAAAAAAATGGGTGGAAGTAGTATGATTCTTGAAACTGGTGAAATTAGAACCGTGGAAGAAATTTTAAAAGGGATTGCCATTGCATCAGGAAATGATGCAGCAGTGGCAATGGCAGAATATCTAGGTGGCAGTGAAGGTGCTTTTGTAAATATGATGAATGAAAGAGCAAAAAGTCTTAATATGAAAGATACTGCTTTCAAAAACTGCACTGGTCTAAGTGCAGTAGGGCATTTTACAACTGCCTATGATATTTCAATTATGTCTAGAGCGCTATTAAAACATCCTAAAATATTAAAATATTCAGGAACCTACATGGAAACTATTTCAGAGGGCAGAAAGTCACCTATAGGTCTTGTAAATCATAATAAGCTTGTTAGATTCTTTGCTGGATGTGATGGACTCAAGACTGGATTTACAAATGAGGCAATGTATTGTATGTCTGCGACTGCAACACGAAGCAATGTAAGGATGCTTGCAATAATTATGGGTGCGCCAACTTACACAAAAAGAAATAGAGATGCTAGCATGTTAATGAATTACGGATTTACAAAATTTGAGACGAAAAAAGTAATAGCAAAAGATCAAGGATTAGAAAAAGTAATTTTAAATAAGAAAGGTGATAAGTTCCTAATAGCTAAAGCACATAAAGATTTCCTTATAACCCTTGAAAAAGGTAATAAAAATAAAATAACTAAAAAATTTGTTATGAAGGAAGGTTTGAAAGAGTATAAAAAGGATGTCGCAATTGGATTTTGTGAAATATATGTCGATAATAAGTTAAGTGGTAAGATTGTTATTTACAGCGATAGGGATATAAAAAAATCTAGAGTGTGGGATAATATTAAAAATAACTTTACAGACTTATTTGATAAGGCGATTTAA